The genomic DNA CTTATTTAAGTAATTTACTATTTTTTAGCCATTAAAATTTAAATTAAAGAAAAATTAGAACGAATTTTCATCGAAGTGAAACTTCAACTGTAAAAAATTTAAAATCAAATAAGCCTATAAAATTTTACAGACTCAAAAAAAAGAAGAAAAGTGAAGATAAACTTTACTATTTGGTTCCATATACTCTGTCACCAGCATCTCCAAGACCTGGGAGAATATATGCATTTTCATTTAATTGTCTGTCAACAGTTGCACAAAATATTTTAACATCAGGATGATCGTTTTCAAGTGTTTCAATACCTTGTGGAGCAGCAACAATACATAAAAATTTGATGCTTGTTACACCATCTTGTTTAAGTCTGGAAATAGTTGCAGATGCACTTCCACCTGTTGCAAGCATAGGGTCAATTACTAAAACTTCCCTGTTTTCAATATCTTCAGGCATTTTGTAGTAATACTCTACAGGTTCAAATGTTTCTTCGTTTCTGTAAAGACCAATATGACCTATTTTTGCATTTGGAATAACATTAAGTACCCCATCAACCATGCCCATTCCAGCTCTTAAAATTGGGACAATTGCATAATTATTCTCATCTAAAATACCAGTTACCATTTCTTCGAGAGGAGTTTGAATAGTTGTTCTTTCAAGTTTTGCATCACGCATTGCTTCATAAACAAGAATAGTTGAAATTTCAGTAACTAATTCCCTGAATTCTTTGGTTCCAGTATTAATATCTCTTAGGAACGCAAGTTTATGAGTAATTAATGGATGATCTAAAACAAACTCATTCATGTTTTTCCTCCGGAATTGCAAGATTTAAGACAATACCGACAATAGCTGCAAGGGACATACCAGACATTGCGATTGATAAATCACCGTATGCAAGAGCTAATGTTGCTCCACCTAAACCTAAAACAAGCATAGTTGCAACAACTACAACATTTTTAGTATTGTTAAAGTCAACTTGGTTTTGGATTAAAATTTTAAGACCGTTTACACAAATAAATCCGTATAAGAGTACAGAAATACCTCCTAAAACAGGAGCAGGAATTGCGGTTAAGAGTGCGGTTAAGTGTCCTGAGAATGCGAAGATAATTGCAATAATAGCAGCAAGACCAATTACATAAACAGATGCTACACGGGTCATACCAACAACGGAAGTGTTTTCACCGTAAGTAGTGTTAGCAGGACCACCTAATAAAGCAGCACAAAATGTAGCAATACCGTCACCCATTAAAGTTCTGTCAAGACCAGGATCTTCAATTAAATCACGGCCAATGATTTCACTTAATACTTTGTGGTCCCCAATGTGTTCTACAATTGTTACTAAAGCGATTGGAACAATTGTAAGAATAGCAGCAAAGTTTAAGTCATAATGCATGAATGGCAAGTAGAATTTAGGTATTTCAATTACATTTGCAGCTAATGTTTGGGAAAAATCAACCATACCAAGAGCAGCTGCTACAATATAACCTGCAATAATACCTATTAAAAATGGAATTACACGTAAAATACCTTTTCCACGAACTGCTAAAAATGCAGTGGTTAAAAATGCAACTAAAGCAACAATAAGATTTTCTAATGGGATTACTGGTAAATCTAAACCAATTTCACTAATTGCAGTTGGAGCAAGGGATAATCCAATAACCATAATCATAGGACCAACAATTACTGGAGGTAACAATTTATTAATCCATGCTTTTCCAGAAACTCTAATAATACATGAAATAGCGAAATATAATAAACCAACAATCATTAATGCAGTAAATACACTGCCTTTACCAGCTAATGCATAACCTGCAACCATAGGAGCGATAAACGCAAAAGAACTTCCTAGATATACAGGACTTCTTCCACGAGTACAAAGAAGATAAATTAATGTACCAATACCTGATGTGACCAATGCTACTGGAATAGATAAAACATCTGCACCTGCAGTGGTGTTTACAACAATAGGTACTAAAATAGTAGCACCAAACATTGCACATACATGCTGAATAGCAAGTAATACCCAATTAACTGCAGGAGGTTTATCACGAACTCCAAGCAACATATTATTATTTTCTTCAACCATAAATATCACAAAAATTTCCTATATTTATCATAAATTGATTAACAATTTTAAAAAAATTTATTGAATAATCTAAAAATAATCGTTAAAATATCTAAAAAATACAAAACAATCTTTTTAAATATCTTTACAATAATTTCCGACCATTAATATATATTTAAACAAATAAATAAAATACTTTACGATTAAAAAAAGATTTATATAAAAAATAAAAAAAGTGGGAAAAATTAATTCCCATAACCCATATTTAAATATCTGCAGGTTTTCCTTTCTCAGCCCATTTAACAGTTAATTTAGTAAATGGTTGAGCGATTGCACTCCAAATCAAACTTAAAATCCAATGTGAGATAATCATTATTAAAATATCTCCAACAGTGAATACTCCGATAAATGCAAGACCAATGAATATGAAATTATCAATTAATTCACTAAAAGCAATGATTCCTAAGTTTTTAACAGAAGAATATTCTTCGCCTTTGTTTAATTTTGCAGTGATTCTTGCGTTTACAAAGTTACCTATTAAGTAACTAATGTATGAAGCAACAAGGATTCTTGGAGTTTGTGTGAATACGAATGCAAGGCTGGAATCTCCAGTAAAGAATGCTGGAGAAGGTAAGAATAATATTAAAGTTGTCATAAAGACAAATAAAATATCTACACAAAGACCTAAAATAATGGTTCTTTGAGCTACTTTTTCACCATAAACATCAGCAATCACATTTGTTAAAATATATACCAAAGGATAGATTAAAACTCCAGCAGGAGTTTCCATACCTAAAAATCCAAGGTCGATTACTTTAACAGTAATTAAGTTTGCAATTGTAAATGCCATACAGAAAAATGCAGTTATAATTACACGTTTTTCAGTAAAATCAAAATTAAAATCCATACAATTAACTTTTGATTATTACTATTATTAAATTTAACCATAAAATTGGCTGTTAAATAAAAATAGAATTGATAAAAATAATTCTAAAGAATCAATAGAAACTTTAGAACATTTACCATCAATTAATGGACGTAAATCCATTAAAATTTTAAAGAGTCGATTTATGAAATTAGACTACTATCTTCTTGCTTTTCCAACTCTACGAGCAATAACCAATTCTCCAACAGAAATTAAACCTGCAAAGAATTTTTCTAAACCACCAGTAGACCAGATAGCTTCACCGAAGGTGGAATTCATAATAACTTCTTCGTATTCCTCTGCAGTGATTTTAACACCTGTGGTTTTTTGGGAGACTAAAGCTGATGCAGCCATTAATTCTTCCCATGATACTCCTTTAAGTTGGTTTTGCATTGTTTTATAAAGATTTGAGACTTTAATATCATATAAATCACATAATAAGTCTACAATATCACATGAACGAACAATACCAATAACCTGTTTATCATCATTTACAACAGGCACTGTAACAAATTTGTTATTTGCAGTTAAGATTACTGCTTTTCTTGCAGGATCATTTTCATGAACGGTTCCAATTTCTTCATAACCACTCATAATTTCAGAAATTTTTTCATTTCCTTCTCTTAATCCTTTAGTAATGTCAAATGAGGTTACCCATCCAATTAACTGTTTGTTGTCATTTACAACAGGACAAGTAAAACGTCTAATTTCTTCCATTACTTTAGATACTTCAACAACACTATCATTTGCATTTAAATATACAAAATTTTTATCCATTAACTCTTTAGCTTTCATAAATAAACCCCTATTCTAGTACTACTCTTTTTAAAGCAACAACAGGACAATGACTTGTGCATTTAATACATCTAATACATTTATCATCGTCTAAAACAACTTGTCCTCCAACTAGTTCAATAGCTCCAGTTGGACAATTTTCTTCACATAAATAACAGTTGACACACAAATCGTGATTAACATCAATTACACGACTGTGAATGATTGGTCCTATATAACGGTCCAAATCGATTGCATAGTCATTTAGTGAAATTTCAACACATGCCCCGCATCCAATACACATCTTTTCATTGACATATGGATATAATTCATCTTCAATAAGATCAATGCCCACATCCATATCCAAATCATCAAAAAACTCCTTAAATTCAAGAGTAAATGCATTAGTAGGACATAATTTTGCACAATCATCCCAATTATTATCAATAGAATAATCAATTGAAATATTATTCATACGAATAACTCTGTGGCGAGAACTGACATTAGCTAATCTATACTCAATTACATTATCTTCATTCTCACTATCACAGATAATTGAATTATCAATTAATTTAATTGCAGAAACTGGGCAAGTTTGAACACAAATCTCACACTTAACGCAATTATCAGTTATTTTAGCTATTCTAAAAATATTAGCTGGTTCAATTGCATTAACTGGACATTCTCCAACACAAAGATTACATTTCACACATTTAGGTGAAATTGCAAGGATTTCATCATGAGCATTGAAATCATCAAGCTCAAACTGGAAATCATCACCATCATCATCTAAATCAACAGATTTTAAAAGCACTTCACGTTCCAAGTCTTCCATCTGTTTTATAAAAGATACATTCATTTTAATACCAACTAATCAATTTTTTTAATTTAATCTAATAAATTCACCTAAAAGACATCTTCCAAATCTTTAGCAGATGGGAATTTGTCCATTCCAAATCCTTCGATTGATTTACTAGCAACCCAATTTCCTATTTTACAGGATTTTTCTAAATCATACCCTTTTAAGAAAGAGTATAAAAATCCACTATTGAAACTGTCTCCTGCACCAGTAGTATCCACAACATCAGATTTATACGCTTCAACAAAGCAGTCTGTTGAATTATCCATTGCAAATACTCCTTTTGCTCCTTGTTTTACAACAACAGTTCCAATTCCTAATTCAAGAAAACCAATAGCTAAATCTTTTAAGGAATCTTTATCATTATTACATAATAATCTTAATTCGGACTCATTGATAAGTAAAATATCAGTTCTATCAAGAATTGGTTTTAACTCATCAAATCCTTTTTGAACATATAACATTCCAGGATCAAAACTTAGAATTGTATTTTCATTTAACATTTCCAATAATTCTATTTGAGTTTTAAATGAATCCCCAACAAAAGATGTATAATGCATTATTTTACATCTCATTATGTTTAAAGGGTTGATTTCATCAATTTTAATCTCATCATTAACACCAGGGTCAATGTAGAGACATCTCTCACCATTATCATCAACAAATCCTAAGCATTTTCCGGTTGATCCGGTTTCAGAATATATTAAATTGTTTGCATAAACTCCATTAATAGCTAAATTATATTCAATTAAGTCCCCGTCATCATCTTCAGCAATTTTTCCAATGAAAGATGTAGAGCAACCTAATCTTGATAATCCTACTATAGTATTTGCTGCAGAACCACCTGGAGAATCAGTTTCAGCAGTTATGAAACTTTCTTCATCTTTACCTGCGATGTTTGCAACAGAATAAAGTTTATCTACATTTAATGCTCCAAAACCGATAATTTCTGCATTAATATCATCATCTAGAATTTCCATTTTCAAAACCTTACTTTAATATATCTAATAAATTTATATTTTTATCTCCAAGTTTACCGTCAAAATTACCTGCAGATATTCCAATTACGCCATCAAATTCCAAAGCAGCATCAATACCTGCTTTAACAGCCGTATTCATTGATTTTTCATCAACTGCATTTATAACTATTTCTGGGATATAATTAACTCCTTCAGGAACTTTGGATTCATCACCTAAACGTTCTTTAAGAGAAGGACAATAAACATGATTTGTAGTTGGGCCAATTTCTGGGAAATTAGTTTCAGGTTTTGATGCAGCAGAACAAATATCAAATGGAGCTGTGGCTCCTTCAACATCCATAATTGCATCAATAACTGCTTCACCAGCTTCAATAACTGCTTCATGAGTAGAACATAAATACCAGAAGTTTCCACCCATTATTCCATCATTAATTTTAAATTTTTCTTCAATCTGGAAATCAGGAACTGCAATTGGAACATTAATCATTTTTCTGCCATATTCCTCAACAATCCATTCGTATCCGTCACCACAGTGACCTACAATGTCCATCATTTCAATGTATTCATCACTGTCATTATCAGAATAATCAAAAATACGGGTAAATGGTTTTACTAAGATGTCCTGTCTTAATCTGTAGGATAATTCGAAAGCAAATTTATCAACATCATCTCCACCTAACCAGTATTGAACAACAGCACCGAATCTTCCATCAGGAGTTTGGGATTCATCTAAAAATCCTTCAACACCACCTTCTACTCTTCCGATAACTGCACTTGGGGTTGATGTGGAGTCATAAGCTGCTCTTTTTACTATGTTTTCAGTTGGACCTGTAATTAAAGCACGTACGTATTTTCCTTCAAATGCTTCAAAGAATGTGTCTTCTACTTTTTCGTAACTCATTTTAATACACCTAACCTAATTCACCTATATCTTGACCGCGAATAGTATTTCGCATTTCTTTACTATACTT from Methanobacteriaceae archaeon includes the following:
- a CDS encoding 4Fe-4S binding protein, with product MNVSFIKQMEDLEREVLLKSVDLDDDGDDFQFELDDFNAHDEILAISPKCVKCNLCVGECPVNAIEPANIFRIAKITDNCVKCEICVQTCPVSAIKLIDNSIICDSENEDNVIEYRLANVSSRHRVIRMNNISIDYSIDNNWDDCAKLCPTNAFTLEFKEFFDDLDMDVGIDLIEDELYPYVNEKMCIGCGACVEISLNDYAIDLDRYIGPIIHSRVIDVNHDLCVNCYLCEENCPTGAIELVGGQVVLDDDKCIRCIKCTSHCPVVALKRVVLE
- a CDS encoding queuosine precursor transporter, coding for MDFNFDFTEKRVIITAFFCMAFTIANLITVKVIDLGFLGMETPAGVLIYPLVYILTNVIADVYGEKVAQRTIILGLCVDILFVFMTTLILFLPSPAFFTGDSSLAFVFTQTPRILVASYISYLIGNFVNARITAKLNKGEEYSSVKNLGIIAFSELIDNFIFIGLAFIGVFTVGDILIMIISHWILSLIWSAIAQPFTKLTVKWAEKGKPADI
- a CDS encoding formylmethanofuran--tetrahydromethanopterin N-formyltransferase, with amino-acid sequence MSYEKVEDTFFEAFEGKYVRALITGPTENIVKRAAYDSTSTPSAVIGRVEGGVEGFLDESQTPDGRFGAVVQYWLGGDDVDKFAFELSYRLRQDILVKPFTRIFDYSDNDSDEYIEMMDIVGHCGDGYEWIVEEYGRKMINVPIAVPDFQIEEKFKINDGIMGGNFWYLCSTHEAVIEAGEAVIDAIMDVEGATAPFDICSAASKPETNFPEIGPTTNHVYCPSLKERLGDESKVPEGVNYIPEIVINAVDEKSMNTAVKAGIDAALEFDGVIGISAGNFDGKLGDKNINLLDILK
- a CDS encoding CBS domain-containing protein, which codes for MKAKELMDKNFVYLNANDSVVEVSKVMEEIRRFTCPVVNDNKQLIGWVTSFDITKGLREGNEKISEIMSGYEEIGTVHENDPARKAVILTANNKFVTVPVVNDDKQVIGIVRSCDIVDLLCDLYDIKVSNLYKTMQNQLKGVSWEELMAASALVSQKTTGVKITAEEYEEVIMNSTFGEAIWSTGGLEKFFAGLISVGELVIARRVGKARR
- a CDS encoding uracil-xanthine permease family protein — encoded protein: MVEENNNMLLGVRDKPPAVNWVLLAIQHVCAMFGATILVPIVVNTTAGADVLSIPVALVTSGIGTLIYLLCTRGRSPVYLGSSFAFIAPMVAGYALAGKGSVFTALMIVGLLYFAISCIIRVSGKAWINKLLPPVIVGPMIMVIGLSLAPTAISEIGLDLPVIPLENLIVALVAFLTTAFLAVRGKGILRVIPFLIGIIAGYIVAAALGMVDFSQTLAANVIEIPKFYLPFMHYDLNFAAILTIVPIALVTIVEHIGDHKVLSEIIGRDLIEDPGLDRTLMGDGIATFCAALLGGPANTTYGENTSVVGMTRVASVYVIGLAAIIAIIFAFSGHLTALLTAIPAPVLGGISVLLYGFICVNGLKILIQNQVDFNNTKNVVVVATMLVLGLGGATLALAYGDLSIAMSGMSLAAIVGIVLNLAIPEEKHE
- a CDS encoding carbohydrate kinase family protein → MEILDDDINAEIIGFGALNVDKLYSVANIAGKDEESFITAETDSPGGSAANTIVGLSRLGCSTSFIGKIAEDDDGDLIEYNLAINGVYANNLIYSETGSTGKCLGFVDDNGERCLYIDPGVNDEIKIDEINPLNIMRCKIMHYTSFVGDSFKTQIELLEMLNENTILSFDPGMLYVQKGFDELKPILDRTDILLINESELRLLCNNDKDSLKDLAIGFLELGIGTVVVKQGAKGVFAMDNSTDCFVEAYKSDVVDTTGAGDSFNSGFLYSFLKGYDLEKSCKIGNWVASKSIEGFGMDKFPSAKDLEDVF
- the upp gene encoding uracil phosphoribosyltransferase — encoded protein: MNEFVLDHPLITHKLAFLRDINTGTKEFRELVTEISTILVYEAMRDAKLERTTIQTPLEEMVTGILDENNYAIVPILRAGMGMVDGVLNVIPNAKIGHIGLYRNEETFEPVEYYYKMPEDIENREVLVIDPMLATGGSASATISRLKQDGVTSIKFLCIVAAPQGIETLENDHPDVKIFCATVDRQLNENAYILPGLGDAGDRVYGTK